Genomic window (Gelria sp. Kuro-4):
TGTCGCTGTGGATTTTTCCGGCCGCCGCCGGCGCCGGTGTGCCGCGCGGCACCGCCCAGGCCCGTACCTCGCGGCCGCCCGTGGCGGTGTAGAAGGTGACCAGGTCGAGGAGGCGGTAGCTGGCCCGCACCAGCCGCTCCAGGCCCGGTTCGCTCAGGCCAAGGTCGGCCAGGAAAGCCGCCCGTTCCTCTTCCTCCAGGGCCCAGAGTTCTTCCTCCAGTTCGGCGGCCAGCCAAACAGCCTCCGCCCCCCGCGCCTGGGCGGCCGCCTGCACGCTCTTCCAGCAGGCCGCTCCCTCGCCCGTCAGGCCCTCCTGGCCCACATTGGCCACCAGAAGCAGTGCCTTGGCGGTAAGGAGGTTCAGGTCGGCAGGCAGATTCACCTCTTTTGCCAGCGAGCGGGCTGTGCGGCCCGCGCTCAGGGCCGTCTCGACCGCCTTCAAGCTGTCATATTCCTCCCGCCAGCGGCGTTCACCGCTTTTCAGCTGGCGTTCCACTTTCGTCAGCCGGCGGCCCACCACCTCCAGGTCGGCCAGGATCAGCTCGGTTTCAATGGTCTCAATGTCCGCCTGCGGGTCGAGTTTGCCGCTGACATGCACAACGTCCGGGTCTTGAAAGCAGCGCACCACCTCAAGGATGGCATCCACATCGCGAATGTGGCCTAAAAACTGGTTCCCTAAACCCTCCCCCCGGCTGGCACCCTTAA
Coding sequences:
- the ychF gene encoding redox-regulated ATPase YchF, producing MRVGIVGLPNVGKSTLFNALTRSAAPAENYPFCTIEPNVGRVAVPDARLEQLAKLLQPERVVPAVIEFVDIAGLVKGASRGEGLGNQFLGHIRDVDAILEVVRCFQDPDVVHVSGKLDPQADIETIETELILADLEVVGRRLTKVERQLKSGERRWREEYDSLKAVETALSAGRTARSLAKEVNLPADLNLLTAKALLLVANVGQEGLTGEGAACWKSVQAAAQARGAEAVWLAAELEEELWALEEEERAAFLADLGLSEPGLERLVRASYRLLDLVTFYTATGGREVRAWAVPRGTPAPAAAGKIHSDMERGFIRAEVVSCAELLRAGSLAAAREQGVLRLEGRDYLVEDGDVIHFRFNV